The Acinetobacter shaoyimingii DNA segment TACATGGGTTGAAGCGACTGCTTTTGCGTGGTTAGCAATGCGTTTTATCAATCAACTGAGTGGAAATTTACCTGAGGTAACAGGTGCTTCGGGTGATCGCATTTTAGGAACGATTACTGCTGTTTAATATTGAAGCAAAATAAAGGATGTATCACTCAGTACAAAAAAGTGATACATCCATATATTGTATTTAAACAGGTGCATTGGTAATTTCTGACAATTTTGAATGAATATCAAAAATTCGATACCTTAAGTCATGAAATCCATTTTTCTCTAAGCGTCTAACGTGCATATCTAAATAAGCCTCAGCATCGATTTGACGTTCAAATAAATAAATTCCACCTGCTTCTTGGCGCTCTTGATTTTCTGTCCAAATTTTCCAAATCAGCCCTTTTTCATTTGAAATAGATTCTGCCAAGGATCTGAACATTTCAAACATTTCAGCTCCCCACGGTCCAACATATGGAAAATCTATTTGTAAAATACTTGCCATCTGAATTTACCTAAGCCTTGAAGTCTTGTTTAACAGTTTCATCAATTGCTTTGGTCAGTTTGTCCAAAGTTAGACTACCTGAACCAATGACTTCCACATTATTACCTTTACGAATTGCAAAACTTGGAAAACCTCTTACGCCCCAACTACGGTTAAGTTGAAATTCTTCATAAGTTGCTTTTTGCATTTCAGATGAAGAAAAATTTTTTGCAAACAAATCAAAATCTATTTCGAATTTTTCACAGATACTTCGGTAAAATTCAATTTCATTTGGATCTTCACCATCTACATAAAATTTGTATTGAATTGCTGAAAAAAATGACAATAGCTTTTCATCATTCAAATCTTTTCCTTGCCACAAATATCTTGCAATATGAACTGCTCGTGCAGGAGGTTCAGTGTCATAATTAAAATGTTCGCGTTCTAATAATTTTTCAGTGAATGGCTGTTGTGTCATATTTTCAATATTTCTCCACTCCCTGCGTAAAAAATTTTTAAAATCTTCTGTCCATGCATCACCGCCACCTGGACGTAAACCACCTGTAATGACAGAGAAACCTATACCATTTTGAATTGCATATTCGCGAGCTTGTTTAATGGTTTTTGAAGCACCCCAACACCATGAACACATTGGGTCACCAATATAAACAAGACTTATATCAGATTCTTCATTGTTTACTGATTTTTG contains these protein-coding regions:
- a CDS encoding monooxygenase encodes the protein MASILQIDFPYVGPWGAEMFEMFRSLAESISNEKGLIWKIWTENQERQEAGGIYLFERQIDAEAYLDMHVRRLEKNGFHDLRYRIFDIHSKLSEITNAPV
- a CDS encoding DsbA family protein, with product MTMNCDLETGTCSVPELDNDQKSVNNEESDISLVYIGDPMCSWCWGASKTIKQAREYAIQNGIGFSVITGGLRPGGGDAWTEDFKNFLRREWRNIENMTQQPFTEKLLEREHFNYDTEPPARAVHIARYLWQGKDLNDEKLLSFFSAIQYKFYVDGEDPNEIEFYRSICEKFEIDFDLFAKNFSSSEMQKATYEEFQLNRSWGVRGFPSFAIRKGNNVEVIGSGSLTLDKLTKAIDETVKQDFKA